One Trichocoleus desertorum ATA4-8-CV12 DNA window includes the following coding sequences:
- a CDS encoding ATP-binding protein, translating into MTAKQLSSVRQPTPNVIGTVKGPGENGNQYVFITTDNRQVKIGEFVYYEVQLQASGVKASTTLQILGKIAALRLIDHLPDRIFADTEISPEAIAALVGFAYPNPEIYEVTVEVVGYFDRNLGFMNPRKSPDPGAKVHLASDELLQQILNKKQPNEIGAAQIGSILLREGEAVPIVLDVKELVSTHMAILAGTGSGKSYTAGVLVEELLRPYNRAAVLIFDPHGEYSTLEQMRGHPAFAADGYSPEVKILRPDSIRIRISSLDYYDILMLLPEMSDRQQSILNKAFNLVKRHKRGEYRWDVQDLIAAVYEADKQTDEEGNEKAGSSAPALEWKLERLERSPYFHAFEHLTPKDLFAPGQVTVLQMNEISQEEQQVICAAVLRQANHARMNTQKELLTPEDENYLPYPVFILIEEAHRFAPAHEPSRCKAVLRTILSEGRKFGLGVGLITQRPGKLDADVLSQCMSQFLMRIVNPVDQESLKYGVEAAGRDLLKELPALTKGQVIISGACVNTPVLCKVRQRLTSHGGETLNAPDMWQKYFQPHRIQEREVEVAPVVGRKRPTTFRGVSID; encoded by the coding sequence CCGGGAGAAAACGGAAATCAATACGTGTTCATCACTACAGATAATCGGCAGGTCAAGATTGGTGAGTTTGTCTACTACGAGGTGCAACTACAGGCATCTGGGGTTAAAGCATCAACGACACTGCAAATTTTAGGCAAAATTGCGGCTCTACGTCTGATTGATCACTTGCCAGACCGGATCTTTGCAGACACAGAGATCAGTCCAGAGGCAATCGCGGCCTTGGTGGGCTTTGCCTATCCCAATCCAGAGATTTACGAAGTAACCGTTGAAGTGGTCGGTTACTTTGACCGTAATCTTGGCTTCATGAACCCCCGTAAAAGCCCTGATCCAGGAGCCAAGGTTCATTTAGCAAGTGACGAACTTCTACAGCAAATTCTCAACAAAAAGCAGCCGAATGAAATTGGTGCAGCTCAAATTGGCTCAATTTTGCTACGGGAAGGTGAGGCAGTTCCAATCGTGCTGGATGTGAAAGAACTAGTCAGTACACACATGGCAATTCTAGCGGGCACAGGATCTGGCAAGTCTTACACCGCAGGAGTGCTAGTTGAGGAGTTACTACGGCCTTACAATCGAGCTGCGGTGCTGATTTTTGATCCTCACGGCGAATACAGCACGTTAGAGCAAATGCGTGGCCATCCTGCTTTCGCTGCCGATGGCTACTCACCTGAAGTCAAGATTTTACGTCCTGACAGTATTCGGATTCGGATTTCGTCTTTGGATTATTACGACATTTTGATGTTGTTACCAGAGATGAGCGATCGCCAACAGTCGATTCTCAATAAAGCCTTTAATCTAGTGAAGCGGCATAAACGCGGAGAGTACCGCTGGGACGTGCAAGATTTGATTGCTGCTGTTTATGAAGCAGATAAGCAAACCGATGAGGAAGGCAACGAGAAAGCGGGTTCTTCAGCTCCGGCGCTAGAGTGGAAGTTAGAGCGGCTGGAGCGATCGCCCTACTTTCATGCTTTTGAGCATTTAACGCCTAAAGATTTGTTTGCCCCAGGACAAGTGACTGTCTTGCAGATGAATGAAATTAGTCAAGAAGAGCAGCAGGTAATTTGTGCGGCTGTTCTGCGTCAAGCCAATCATGCTCGAATGAATACACAAAAGGAACTTCTGACTCCTGAAGATGAGAACTACTTACCTTACCCTGTGTTTATTTTGATTGAGGAAGCCCATCGCTTTGCCCCAGCTCATGAACCGTCTCGTTGTAAGGCCGTGCTGCGAACAATCCTGAGTGAGGGCCGCAAGTTTGGCTTAGGGGTGGGGCTGATCACGCAACGTCCGGGTAAGCTTGATGCCGACGTCCTGTCTCAATGTATGAGCCAGTTTCTGATGCGGATTGTCAACCCTGTGGATCAGGAAAGTTTGAAGTACGGCGTTGAGGCAGCAGGCCGAGACTTGCTCAAGGAGCTACCTGCTCTGACTAAGGGACAAGTGATCATTTCGGGAGCTTGCGTTAACACGCCCGTATTATGCAAAGTACGGCAACGTCTCACCTCTCACGGGGGTGAAACTCTGAATGCCCCTGATATGTGGCAAAAGTACTTCCAACCTCATCGAATTCAAGAGCGTGAAGTTGAGGTTGCCCCTGTGGTAGGACGCAAACGCCCAACGACTTTTAGAGGAGTGAGCATCGACTGA
- a CDS encoding DUF3598 family protein codes for MKSQWECLLQNLGEWQGSFTQLTPDGEVLADIPTLVAFEGINNNQTMRQLVRRFLPSQNSSEELEPQDKVLEYSSLNRGTLFFENGAFSQGSLQLGPFAEFGAELGLIAGNQRLRLVQLFNREGSLHQLTLIRETRSGTEAVERPPLQLDDLLGEWQGEAVTIYPDWRSPDTYPTRLKLHQDSADRLTQQLTFGEGDAARTITSTTKIDGSILHFDQSAQAVQVLFLPDGASSNCPQHLKVGQPFVLEVGWLIEPHLRQRMVRRYDSQGGWSSLTLVTEQKVSA; via the coding sequence ATGAAATCCCAGTGGGAATGCTTGCTACAAAACTTAGGAGAATGGCAGGGGTCGTTCACTCAGCTCACCCCTGATGGAGAGGTACTAGCCGATATTCCCACGCTTGTCGCCTTTGAAGGCATTAACAATAATCAAACGATGCGACAGCTAGTGCGCCGTTTTTTACCTAGTCAAAATAGCTCCGAGGAGCTAGAACCCCAAGACAAAGTTTTAGAGTATAGCTCTCTCAATCGAGGCACCCTCTTCTTTGAGAATGGAGCGTTTTCCCAAGGCTCTCTTCAGTTAGGACCGTTTGCTGAGTTTGGAGCTGAATTAGGTTTAATTGCTGGGAACCAACGATTGCGCTTGGTGCAGTTGTTTAACCGCGAGGGGAGCTTACACCAATTAACTCTGATTCGCGAGACACGATCTGGAACCGAAGCTGTGGAGCGGCCTCCCCTACAATTAGATGATCTGCTAGGAGAATGGCAAGGAGAGGCAGTAACTATTTATCCAGACTGGCGATCGCCGGATACGTATCCCACTCGCTTAAAACTGCATCAAGATAGCGCTGATCGATTGACACAGCAATTAACGTTTGGCGAAGGAGATGCAGCGCGTACCATCACATCAACAACTAAGATTGATGGCTCTATCCTCCATTTCGATCAAAGTGCTCAAGCAGTGCAAGTTTTGTTTTTGCCTGATGGTGCCTCTTCCAATTGTCCTCAGCACCTGAAAGTTGGGCAGCCGTTTGTCTTAGAGGTGGGTTGGTTGATTGAGCCTCATCTGCGGCAACGCATGGTTCGTCGCTACGACTCTCAGGGAGGTTGGAGTAGTCTCACTCTAGTGACTGAGCAAAAGGTTTCGGCTTAA
- a CDS encoding ABC transporter permease, which produces MFRFLTKLDYLLRETLLGLRRGGWMNWAAISTVTVLLFLFGISLQASWQLEGLLGQFGSQLEVSVYLSTGVEATTLEPIVQAMPEVIAVKAVSKEEAWMALVKEMGISDITGATQQLNGNPLVDELKVKARTSKGVPTLAEQLRKLQGVEAVQYVDEAVKRIAQLNQGLNWISFTITSVLTLTAIAVITTTIRLIVMARRREIEIMQLVGATTAWIYLPFILQGITFGIAGAAIAWALIKAVQRFLGNLLAQQPDLIQFLAAGVQLSPMKLLLLPFVLVSFGGLVGLMGSLLAVRRFAVR; this is translated from the coding sequence GTGTTTCGATTTCTAACGAAGTTGGACTATTTATTGCGTGAGACACTGCTCGGTCTCCGTCGGGGAGGATGGATGAACTGGGCAGCAATCAGTACCGTAACGGTGCTGCTCTTCTTGTTTGGCATTAGCTTACAGGCGTCCTGGCAACTGGAGGGCTTGCTAGGCCAGTTTGGGAGTCAATTAGAGGTGTCGGTTTACCTCAGTACAGGGGTGGAAGCAACAACGCTGGAACCCATTGTGCAGGCCATGCCAGAAGTAATTGCTGTGAAGGCAGTCTCTAAAGAAGAAGCTTGGATGGCCTTGGTCAAAGAAATGGGGATTTCAGACATTACAGGCGCAACGCAGCAACTGAACGGCAATCCTCTCGTAGATGAACTCAAGGTGAAAGCCCGCACCTCTAAGGGCGTACCAACTTTGGCTGAGCAGTTGAGAAAATTGCAAGGTGTTGAAGCAGTCCAATATGTAGATGAGGCAGTTAAGCGGATTGCTCAACTCAATCAAGGATTGAACTGGATCAGCTTCACAATCACAAGCGTATTAACACTTACGGCGATCGCAGTGATTACGACCACGATTCGCTTGATTGTGATGGCGAGACGAAGAGAAATTGAGATTATGCAGTTGGTAGGAGCCACGACAGCCTGGATTTATTTACCCTTTATTTTGCAAGGGATTACCTTTGGCATTGCTGGTGCTGCGATCGCTTGGGCCTTGATTAAGGCGGTTCAGCGCTTTCTAGGAAATTTATTGGCTCAACAACCTGATCTAATTCAGTTTTTAGCAGCTGGCGTTCAACTCAGTCCTATGAAGCTGCTATTACTGCCATTTGTGCTGGTAAGCTTTGGCGGATTAGTTGGTTTGATGGGTAGCTTATTGGCTGTGCGTCGATTTGCCGTGCGCTAG